The Hevea brasiliensis isolate MT/VB/25A 57/8 chromosome 1, ASM3005281v1, whole genome shotgun sequence DNA segment TGCATGAGGACACTTCCAAATTTAAACAAGCCACAGTTTTGTAATATTTTCATCCTAAAATGCAAATGACTTGAACATCATCAATAATTGAAAACAGGAAGTCTTATTTGATAATGTTGGAAGACAGAATACGCACCCTTTTTTTGGACAATGTATCTATTGGTGACATGACTTCTGGCTGCACATAGTTCTTCCCTCGATAAAATATAATGGTGTCATCTCCAACAAATTGTATGGGGATCCCACCACTCAACCTGGCAATTTCCTGACCATATTCCTGTACTTGGCCAGGTTTGCAATTCTTGCAAATAACCTTTACAGTTTCATGCTTCTTCCAATGCATATGCATATTAAGAATGACACCTCCAAATACCCCTCTTCTACCAATTGGCACGTAGTTGGATTTTTTTTGGGCCATCTTTTTCATAAAAAATCTTTCTTCACCTGTCAGATCACATGGTTTGACCTCAGGACCCTGAACTTTAGGAACTTCATATCGTTTAAGTCTTTCAATCAGTAAGGCTTCCTTGATTTTGGCCTGTAATTTAAGAAAAGGTAATGAAGAGTATATCTAATACTAATGAAACTTCAGTAAAAACTTTCAGTTGGCCgagtgaaagaaaaaaaaatcacccctaattttttttttcttttggtctCATCACAAACAGAAACTAATAAAGAGTGAATTACATTTAGTTGTTGAGACACCCAGAACTAAAAGTTAGGACCAAATTTTCCAGAAATTACTAACCACCCCATATTTTAGTTAAATAATAACAATTTTAGGCAAAAATAGGTAACTTTTGTTAGCAACTCAAAAGATGAATTGGCATATCATCTGATTAGTATTTTCAAAATATATTGTCCTGACTAATAATTTTGGTAAACCTCAGTGCCTAAGGGGTAATATACcacaatataattttttaaaaatatttatagtaACTCTTCAATTCTTTTCCTTTACATGTATTAACTCAATCCCCTTTATTATTACTGTTCTCacagttttctgcaaaagaacAAAAATAGATCttaaaaaattcaaaacaataaaaagaatTACCCAATAGACCTTCTAGGTGCAAGAACTATAAATTCCAAATCAATTAGGAGAAAGTGGAATAGGAAAATGTACCAAACAAGCTTTAAAGACCAATCTTTATGAGAAAAAATTTTCTGGTTTAACCTTCAAGTTCTTTATCAAAAACAAAATtctgaattattattatttttttcagtaACATTTAGAGGCAACAAGAATCCATCACCCTTGAGATTTTTGAGCCAAAATAAAATGTCAACTTAGTGCCTAAATAAGACAAGAGAAATTAAAGTGTAAATTGAAAAGGAAGAAATCTTACGATGGGATCTAATGGAATCAAAGATAAGATCTTGAACCAGAAGCAAAGCTAAAGCAAGAACAGCAACTCAAAatcaatagaaaaagtccatattAGACTTAATGTATAGTTAAGAGTTATGGAAGAGCATCCTAGACTCTAAGGGTTTCAAGTTAAGTAGAACTAAAACAAAATACGTCATACATACATTGCAACTTTAGCAATAGAAGGGGTAGAGATTGTAAGTGGGCTAGCTTAGATCGCAAAGCACACATTTCAGATATCTAGGCTCTACCATACAGAGAGATGGGAAATTTAGGAGAATGTCAACCATATGCTTAAAGCAGGATAGGTGAAGAGGTAAAATGCAACAGGAATCCTATGCGTTCGAAAAATACTTGCTAAGTTGAAGAGAAAACTATATACGACCATGATTTGACTGTAATGAATACTAGTAAGGAGAATAATGTTTGTAATTGTTTGTGGAAGGAGTAAAATAGTGAGGGTGGCATGTGatagttgagtagttgtaaagaTGCTATAGCTTTTTAGGAGAAAGTCAAAGTAGTTACAGTATTCAGGAGTGTATAAATAGAGTATATTTGTATTAGAATAGGCTATTCCAAGAATCaataaacaagaatacttttctcTCATCTTTGaatattcttttctcttctcatccaatctatttcttttctcatccAATCTATCTGTTTTCTCACctgtttctctctctttctctccttaTTCCTCTGTTTCACTTAGTTGGCAGGCTGTTATgtaacaatttggtatcagagccttgatCTGAGTTGGGTTTGTTTCCAATATTTTCTGTTGGAGTCACAACTCTGGGCAGATTCATGGGAGTCTTGCAAACTTCCAGAATTCCAGGTTTTTCTCTGCTcctttctttctctcttctttccctctattccttcttttcttcttcctctcttcctgaaatttcttccctttcttacctcaatttctttttttttttttctttttcgttCTTTCTTGAAATTCTTGAATCAAATTCTTTCTTCTTCTGTCACTTTCTGATTCTTTCTTCTATTCCCTTCCTTAATTTCTTATTTCCAGCATTTCAAGAAACTTGTTTCTTGAAATTCTTGACAATTTTCTTCCTCTCCCTTGTTCTTCTCTCTTGCGAGCTGCCTTATTCTCTTTTCCCCTCTATCAAATTCTTCTCAATTTCCCtattttcaatttcttccctgttaGGGTTTCAAAATCAAGACCTGTTTTGTCAAATTCAAGAaacatctgaaaaaaaaaaaaaaaaatctttctttTCTCTCAATCTTTCTTCCTTCTCTACAAAATATTTTCTTTCTATTTCTGTAATTTCTTCTCTATTCTTCTTttcacaatttttcttcttcctttctctgtGATTTTCTTCCAATTACAGTATCAATTCCTTATCTCTGCTCAGATCtgattttcttttactattttcctgaaattttctttctcAAATTTTCTTGGAAGTAAAATACAATCAGAGCATCAAACCATGAGAGTACAATCTTGGGAACAAAAGGATCTTAAGGGAATGCTAGAAATTTTTGAAAGAAGAGTAACAGAACGCTTAGAGGAGTTGTTGTATCAAAAATGGAAAAAATTAGATAAGTTGTTAGAAGAGCAAATAGAAAGGAGGGAAAAATTGTTTCAAGAGGCACAATCCAAAAGTCAATTTCAAGATTTGGAGCTGAGATCCCAAATTCCAGGGGGTTTTgtggaaaatggaaagaaaatagaaaatgtTGCAGCCTTTACCAATGAAGATGCATTGGAATTGTGTCTTGTACAAGGAGAGGAAACATTACAACATCTGGAGCAGGATTTTCTTTCTCATATGTCTAGTATAAATGAGGTTTTTGGGGAGGAGAATGATGAAGATATAGAAGACAACAATCATGGAACTGAAGTTTATTGGGGTGATGACAACGAATTGGGAAAGACCAAGGAGAGTGCTGCTAAGAAGGAGATTGTCCTTCTTGATGATAAGATTCATGGAGATGGAGATGTGAAGAAGTCGATTCAAAAGGAGGagcaaaaatttcaaattcttgAAGATTCCATTCAGCAGAGTTTTGAGAATGATGTTAATGGTGCAAATGATGAGAATACTCAGGGTTTTGAGAATGACAACATTACTAAAGCCTCCAGTAAAGTGCATATGAGGCAACTAGACTATTCAATGGGAAGAATAGGAGTTGAATATGAAGTGGAATTCCTTTGCTCAATAAAACAAAGGATGATTTTGCCTCAGTTAGGAATGGAAGAAGTGTTGGAAGCTACGCAATCTAGagtccaaaaacttgaaatttctGGGAGCATTGGGAATGGATGGAGTTTACTAATTCAAGAGAACCATGATTGTGAGTTTTACTATTGTGAGTTCTTAATGTCCATAGAGGATAAATGGGAGATATCAAgaaggctgaagaagaagaaattaattTTGAAGAACATTGCATCTGTAATTCTTAAACAAGATGTATTTGAAAGATGGAGAAGACAAAGAAAGAAAGATTACTATGACAGAGGAAACGGATTGACATTTTGGTGCTGGTTTGTTGCGCACAATCAATAATTTCAGTGTTGCACCCTCCCTTATTCATTCATGAGGACAAGAATGATTTGAAGGAGTAGGGAATGTAATGAATACTAGTAAGGAGAATAATGTTTGTAATTGTTTGTGGAAGGAGTAAAATAGTGAGGGTGGCATGTGatagttgagtagttgtaaagaTGCTATAGCTTTTTAGGAGAAAGTCAAAGTAGTTCTGATATTCAGGAGTGTATAAATAGAGTATATTTGTATTAGAATAGGCTATTCCAAGAATCaataaacaagaatacttttctcTCATCTTTGaatattcttttctcttctcatccaatctatttcttttctcatccAATCTATCTGTTTTCTCACctgtttctctctctttctctccttaTTCCTCTGTTTCACTTAGTTGGCAGGCTGTTATGTAACATTGACTATCTATGAATCTATGATGTTTGGTACCAAGTGTTGAGCAGTGAAGAAGCAACATGTACACAAAATCAGTgtggcaaaaataaggatgaTAAGATGGCTGTATGAAAATAAAGAATAGATCATACAAGGAATGAACACATTTGTACAGAGGTGGAAGTGGCACCTAGTAAGGAAAAGTTGAAAAAAATGAGATTGAGATGGGCTAGACATGCATTGTAGGCTAGCAAATGCTTCAGTATGAAGGGCAAAGTGCATTGAATGGTAGAAGATAAGATAGGAAGGGAAACACTAAGATTACATGAAGAAAAGTAGTGAGGAAGCACTTAGCATCCATTCTGCCAAGGTTGGGCTATGCAAAACTTTTTGAGCAAAAATCCTCACAAAGTGGCCAATATAATCAAGATGCATCAGCCATGTTTAGAATTTTAGGTAATATAAAAACCTCGCATCACAAAGGTTATCAATATCCTAACACCTTTTCTTTTGATAAAAATCCCTCACAAACTGTTCTTGTTTTCACATTGCAATTCAATCCAAGTTTAAGAGGGTTAATTTTAAAAAGCAGAAACTTTTGCTGAATTTACAATTATAGTCTATCCTTTAGAAATGTATTATTATAGCCCACAATTATACAATATAGTTACAATTATAGCCACAGCCAAAATTTCAGTTCTTGGTGGCGATTTGGTCatcaaaataatatattttaattgaaataTCACTTTATTAGGTAGAGATGCAAACCATGTTGGACTTGATATCTACTACAtcagataaaaaagaaaaatatgttTCACTATCTatcaagaaatatttcattggatAAATACTATATATTTATCTTAATGGACATTTCATCACCAAAAATGATATTTAAGGCCTTATATAAATTCCATTAGATGGAACGATGGCTCTATCACTTGATAATTACTATTATTTTTACACTCATATCATTCACTGTCTTAAGTAGAACTTTCGATTTTGGCTACAATTGCAACagataaataaaatataacaCATTTTCAAAGAATTGGTCACAATTGAAACTTTGATGGAAGTCCTTGCCTTTTCCGGTCATTCATCCTTTTCAAGACCACCCCATCAAGAAAAACCCCTTAAGGCAAATCCTTTCCCAATAATAGTAGCACTAATACCAAAAAAATATTCTTCTCCTTTAGGGTGGACAGTAACTCATATTCAATTGCTACAGTTCAATGTCAATTCAGAATCTTCTTCTTGCATCTGGCTTCTAATctgtgctatatatatatatatatatatatatatatatatatatatatatatatatatatatatatattaacctcTCATAGATTTAATTATTAAACCCCTTATATAATGAAAGATGCATTTCTACAAATGAGAAGTCATTTGACAGTTTGACCACAAAAAATTGTTTATAGTTGACCCTGAAAAAAATGTTTTATGGATTCGCTGAAACACTAAATCTGACTTCATAATTTGAATGCCTTCTCCACAAGTAACAAAACTGACTGAAGGGAAAGGAGAGACTACAAATAGAGTTCCTCAACTTTCAAAAGCCAGAAGGAATAAGAATATTAGAAGTTACTGATCAATTGAAGGCTAAATTTGAAGGTGAAGATTcagaatttagcaaaaatttaagCTTTCTAACAATAAACAATATGAGAAGCCTATTTGTCAGGCAGCATTCGGCTGCATTAATCATCATGGAAAAAAAAGAGAACTAATATCACCAAAAAGAGAAAAATTCCAAAGCTTTTTATTGAAGGCACATGGTGCACTAAAAATTAGTGCATCTTGCAATCACAAACTCATGGAGTTTACCTGAAAATGTGGAAAAAGAATACCACAGGAATGTGAGAGAGGATGCAGTATTTTCTAGTGGAATTTGAATAATCTCCCACATGTTAGAGCGTTTATAGTGGGTAAAATGCAGCCAGCAAAAACAGCATAAGCAATTCAATGTCTAACAAATACCAAGATTGAAGAAACAGTTAAAGTACACTCACCCTCTCAAGCTTATACTTAATTCTCTCTTCAGCATtagcaaatttcttcttcttcctcttgacAGTCAGACTACGTGGGTCCCTCTTATTAGCCTCTTTTCTCTTCTGCTTCTCTCTCATTCTCTGCATTTTTAGCCTCTTCTTCGTCTGCCATTTCTCCTTCTTTGGAGGATCAACCTCGTGCCTTTCAAACTTGGGTTTCCCTTCTGATATCACCAGGTTTACAGTACCATGGCTCAAGTTTCTAAACGTCCAGGATGGGTTTGGTAGATTCAGTGGAATTGTGTGCCTGGACGGAAAGAAAACTGATTCTGGGGGatgaaattttggcctgttagGCAATGGGCAGAGCAAAACTGAATAAATAAAACCCAATTATCCAACATTCAAgaataaatttttcttaaattaagAAGTTATGAAACAGCTGGGAAGGCAATATATTAACTTTGGCGAGAGGTAGAAAGATACCTGAGAAATAAGGAGGTGATAGATGATGTTGGCTCAGGCTTAACAAGTGAAGAAACCCATCTCAGGCTACGAAACAAAGCTTTCGCCATCCCAATATGATGAATAGGGGCAGATAGATAAAAGAGGAGAAAAGCTAGCCAATTTCAAAAAACAAGTGGGTTATGCAGAAACTCAAACCTCATCAACGAAGCTGTACTATTGCTGATGAATTGGTGATAATTATAGAGAGAGAATTCCAGTTCCTGCATCTCTAACGCCTCTCTTCCTCTGTCATCTTCTCAGTTC contains these protein-coding regions:
- the LOC110644311 gene encoding uncharacterized CRM domain-containing protein At3g25440, chloroplastic; translation: MAKALFRSLRWVSSLVKPEPTSSITSLFLRPKFHPPESVFFPSRHTIPLNLPNPSWTFRNLSHGTVNLVISEGKPKFERHEVDPPKKEKWQTKKRLKMQRMREKQKRKEANKRDPRSLTVKRKKKKFANAEERIKYKLERAKIKEALLIERLKRYEVPKVQGPEVKPCDLTGEERFFMKKMAQKKSNYVPIGRRGVFGGVILNMHMHWKKHETVKVICKNCKPGQVQEYGQEIARLSGGIPIQFVGDDTIIFYRGKNYVQPEVMSPIDTLSKKRALEKSKYELSLESVRHFITVAEKELELYYRHIALYGDPNNRNPLSILDSPTNYSKESQKLKNASDGLSCDGVSPGVSETQVDSSDKELSMSEIEDDYLSTSESDSLGSTTDWDYKEREEDISLITEMRSSTRLGAGLQFENKFDTENEDYLREMNCGYESF